From the genome of Kryptolebias marmoratus isolate JLee-2015 linkage group LG19, ASM164957v2, whole genome shotgun sequence, one region includes:
- the tmem251 gene encoding transmembrane protein 251, with protein sequence MSGDRTGRERTDLDFPGPSADWAAFNCEGFSVREVWRMMNFRQRMGWVGVALYLLLSIMAAYYVFEVVSLERVQRDGIDSLALPPAVLAHLPPLPVWMWASIFLVPYLQLFLLLFSCTRANPRAVGYCVLPVCIVLLWSHRHATKSTNQKAGSLIHM encoded by the exons ATGTCAGGTGACAGAACCGGAAGAGAAAGAACCGATCTGGACTTCCCGGGACCGTCAGCGGATTGGGCTGCATTTAACTGTGAAGGGTTCAGCGTGAGGGAAG taTGGAGGATGATGAACTTCCGACAGAGGATGGGCTGGGTGGGCGTGGCTCTTTACCTGCTGCTCAGCATCATGGCTGCATATTACGTCTTCGAGGTGGTCAGTCTTGAGCGCGTGCAGAGAGACGGAATTGACTCATTGGCTCTACCTCCTGCTGTCCTCGCCCACCTGCCACCACTTCCTGTGTGGATGTGGGCATCAATTTTTCTGGTGCCATACCTGCAGCTCTTCCTCCTACTGTTCTCCTGCACAAGGGCCAACCCTCGCGCCGTCGGATACTGTGTACTTCCTGTCTGCATTGTCCTGCTGTGGAGCCACCGCCACGCTACCAAATCAACCAATCAAAAAGCTGGCTCACTTATCCACATGTAG
- the si:dkeyp-55f12.3 gene encoding uncharacterized protein si:dkeyp-55f12.3: METVFVCARLRLRDGQNRTFSVPVGNNLGSLNSGISELNTNVSQLLSELVERERARGGCARGDEEEGSEENDEDCITSELQPAAKRSKNT, from the exons ATGGAGACCGTGTTTGTTTGCGCCAGGCTGAGACTCAGAGACGGACAGAACCGAACGTTCAGCGTTCCGGTGGGGAACAATCTGGGTTCTCTGAACAGCGGGATTTCCGAGCTCAACACGAACGTCTCACAACTTCTCAGTGAGCTGGTGGAGCGCGAGAGAGCACGAGGAGGCTGTGCTCGTG gtgatgaagaggagggcaGTGAAGAAAATGACGAAGATTGTATAACCTCTGAACTGCAGCCTGCAGCAAAAAGATccaaaaacacctga